The genome window AAGGCGCGCTTGTAGAAGGCAAAGAGACATATTGGCTATATCTTTGTTTAGCCTTACTACCAGCGATTCCGCAGATTCCTTAGTAACTTTTTTGCCAATAGACATTCAGAGAGCATCTTTCACGAGAGTGGCAATGATATTTTTTGTAGTGATATTTTCAGTACGTGCAGCAAAATTAAGAGCTATACGGTGTTGTAGGACAGGATAGGCTAGTGCTTCGATATCATCAAGAGAGGGCGATAAACGTCCATGATAAAGTGCACGAGCACGGGCACAAAGTGAGAGTGCTTGTGATGCTCGAGGGCCAGGTCCCCAGGTAATATAAGCGTGAGCCGTGGAATTTTCTTTACAAGGACGTGCTGAACGCACCAGCTTCAAAATAGCTTCAACGATATTTTGAGAAATAGGTATTTTTCGGACAATTTTCTGAATTTTTAGCAATTTTTTAGGCGACAGAACCGGCTTTATACTTTGGCTTTTATCTCCGGTTGTTTCTAAAATAATACGCCGTTCCGTTGCAAGATCAGGATAATCAATGTCGATTTGCATTAAAAAACGGTCTAGTTGTGCTTCAGGAAGTTGATAAGTTCCTTCTTGTTCAAGAGGATTTTGGGTTGCAAGTACATGAAAAGGTTGCGGCAGACTATAATCAATTCCAGCAACGGTAACATGATATTCTTGCATAGCTTGTAGAAGAGCTGATTGTGTGCGGGGGGAAGCACGGTTGATTTCATCGGCCATGAGCAATTGAGTAAAAATGGGGCCTTGAATATAGCGGAAAGAGCGTTTTCCATTTTCGTCTAAATCCATAATTTCAGAACCAATGATGTCGGATGGCATTAAATCTGGTGTAAATTGGATACGTTTTCCGTGGAGGCCGAGTGCAGTTCCTAATGTTTCAACAAGACGTGTTTTAGCAAGTCCTGGGGCTCCAATAAGAAGGGCATGTCCGCCAGCTAAAATGGCAGTTAAAGTGCACTCAATTACATAATTTTGGCCAAAAATAACCTTACCAATAACCTGTCGAAGATTGTCTAATTCTTCATGTGCTTTATCAATGTCGTGAATAACTAGCTCTGCATCGTTACTTATATTTTCTTCTTTAATGGAATTGGATAGTGTACTTCTGTGGCTCATATTTCTTCCTTAAGACATCCGTGGAAAAATGATAATAATTTGTGTGGTCACAAAATATTTGACAATTTGTACCAGAAAATGAAGAGAAAAGAAGTGTGATGGGGCATTTTTTTGGTACTCGTACACAGGTAAGGAAGCACTTTTATTGAGAAGATTTTATGACATGGTAGAAGTGTAGTGCAATTGTAGTGTTGTGATGTCGTCTCCTAAGACACATTATGGTAAGTCGTTTAAAAGGTTAGATAATTGAGTGCGGAACAAAATTTTAGGCAAGTTGACTGGTTACAGCATAAAAATCTTCAGACGCTTCTTCATTTTTTATCGTTGGGTAATGAAGAGGCCCGTATTGTCGGTGGTGCAGTCCGCAATCAACTCTTAGGGCAGCCCATTACTGATATTGATATTGCGACAACATGTCTGCCTCAACAGGTTATAGAACGCGTAAGAAAAAGTGGGTTTAAAGCTATTCCTACTGGTATTGATTTTGGAACAGTGACGGTAGTTATTGAGTCAAACTCCTACGAGGTTACAACGCTTCGTTGTGATACTGAAACAGATGGTCGTCATGCAAAAGTTTCTTTTAGTCGTGATTGGAAAAAGGATGCTGAACGACGAGATTTTACGATAAATGCACTCTATTGTGATGCTTTTGGCAAACTTTATGATGATGTTGGAGGTTTAAAGGATATTGCAAGCAAGACAGTACGTTTCATAGGTGCAGCAGAGAATCGTATTCGTGAAGATTATTTGCGAATTTTGCGATTTTTTCGTTTTTTTGCTTGGTATGGGGCAGGACGACCCGATGCACAAGGTTTGAAAGCGTGTGCTTCTTTAAAAGAAGGTTTGCAACAACTTTCATCAGAACGTATTTGGGGAGAGATAAAAAAACTTCTGTCTGCACCAGATCCAATACGGGCACTTTTGTGGATGCGTCAAAGTGGTATTTTAACGCTAATTTTACCTGAAACAGAGAAGTGGGGTATTGATGCAATTCATTCACTCATAACAACAGAGCGTTCTTTTGGTTGGATAACAGATCCATTATTACGGTTACAGAGTCTTATTCCACCTGATCCTATGCGTCTTCATGAGATGGCTCATCGTTTGCACTTATCCAATAAAGAAGTGATACGTTTGAAAAAGTGGGCCACGTTGGAAAAAATTGGTTTAGATTGTTCAGAAAATTCTTTGAAAAGAATGATTTATGTTCATGGTCAACAACCAGTTTTAGATCAATTATCTCTAGATTTAGCTGCTATATACAGTGGTTTTTTAAAACAGGATGAGCTTTTCAAAAAAGAAGAGTATTTAAAGAATCTTTATCAATTGGCTCAAAATTGGAAAATTCCGGTTTTTCCTATTAAGGGTAGTGATTTGATAAAAAAAGGTTTTTTTGAAGGGCGTCTTTTAGGACAAAAGCTCAAGGAATTAGAAACAATGTGGATTGAGAGTGGGTTTTTAATGGATCGTGATGCATTGCTCAAAACGCTTGAAATACAAGGGTGATCCTTAAGTCTTTGATGATATATGTATTAGTTGTTGAAGAATTTGTAATATAGGTAGGGAATATCATTATTTTTTACTAAAAATTTGGGATAAAATTGTAATTATAGTTTAGAATTGCAATTTAATGAGAGTGGCGTTGAATTTTCACGTAACATCATAAAAATGATAATATGAAGAATAGTCCATCATGCTATGATTAATTACAAGAGATGACAATCAGTCTAGTAGAAAAATTATAGTTTTTTAACAGTAAGATGCTTAATCACATAATTAAGAAATGATTTTAGAGTAGCTATTCGAACGTCAATTATGGAAAAAACTAAGAAATTCAATAAAGAAATGTATCTATTTTCTCATAAAATTTTTTCTACGGTATTGTAATGACCAATTTGACGTAGAGCTTCACCTGTTGATATGGCCACACTCATTGCAAGATTTAAAGAGCGTGCATGTTGCCGCATAGGGATTTTTAATATGTAATCAACAGATTCAGAAACATAAGCTGGAACTCCTGCTGATTCACGACCAAAGAGCAAAACATCATTTTTTTGATAAATTATGTCCGTGTAGTGCGTCGTTGCATGTGTGCTAAAAAGCAAGAGACGATGGTTAGAGTTTTTCATAGCTGTTATAAAATCTTGCCAATCAGTATGGCGTTGTAAGGAGGCACGTTCAAGATAATCCATGCCAGCTCTTTTTAGGTTGCGATCTGATAGATCAAAACCTGCAGGTTCGATAATATGGACATGCACACCGAAGCATGCTCCAAGCCGCAAAATCGTTCCTGTGTTTCCAGCAATGTCTGGTTGAAAAAGAGCGATTTGTAGCATCATACTTCACTCGTTGTGTTGCATCTTTTGTTTATTTGCGAAAAAACTCCATACCCAAACCTAAAACAAAGTAAAGAAGATTGGTTAATATCGTCTCATTGCTAAGGAGACTAGCATTTTCTTTAAATTTTTAAAGGGGCTATGAAATTAAAAATTAGGTATTATGCTTAAACAGTATGATGTCGCCATCTTGTACGACATACTCTTTCCCTTCGTCACGAGCTTTGCCCGCTTCTTTTGCTCCGTTTTCCCCTCCCAAAGCCACATAATCTTCATAACTAATTGTCTGAGCGCGAATAAATCCACGCTCAAAATCTGAGTGAATGACTCTTGCAGCTTGGGGTGCTTTGGTTCCACGAACAATAGTCCACGCTCGTGTTTCCTTTGGTCCACACGTAAAATAAGTTATCAAGTCAAGCAAACTATAGCCAGTGCGAATAAGCTTATTCAAACCTGGTTCAGATAATTTTATCGCGCTCAAATATTCCATTGCCTCATCATCAGGAAGCTGAGAAATTTCAGATTCAATGGCAGCAGAAATGATGATGCTATGTGCATTTTGTTCTGTTGCCATTTTTTCAACAGCTTTAGTTGCAGCATTACCTTCAGCTGCGTCATCTTCATTTACGTTGCAGATATAAAGCACAGGTTTTGCAGTTAAAAGATTTAGATTATTAAGGATGCGTCGTTCGTCGGCAGTAAGATTTTTAAGCAATAATCGGACGGGATTTCCTTTTTGCAATAATTCTAGTGCTGTTTCCATAACAGGCAATACTATAAGAGCTTCCTTGTCTTTTATTGCAGCGCTTTTTCGGATTTGTATGATTCGTCGTTCGAGGCTTTCAAGATCTGAGAGCATGAGTTCTGTTTCAACAATTGTTGCGTCAAAAACAGGATCAATTCTTCCCTCTACATGAGTAATATTTTCATCATTGAAGCACCGAAGTACGTGAATAATAGCATCAACTTCACGAATATTAGCCAAAAACTTATTGCCCAGGCCTTCACCCTTTGAAGCACCACGAACGAGTCCTGCAATGTCAACAAAACTGATGCGTGTAGGAATGATCTCTTTTGAGCCAGCAATGGAAGCAATGATTTTCATCCGTGAATCTGGAACAGCAACTTCACCGGTATTTGGCTCAATTGTGCAAAACGGATAATTGGCAGCTTGCGCTGCGGCTGTTTTTGTTAATGCATTAAAAAGAGTTGATTTGCCAACATTAGGCAGTCCGACAATGCCGCATTTAAAACCCATAGGCGCTCTCTATATTGGTTTTTTTATTCATTAACATAATGTTTCTTTTCTATAACATGTTCTAAAAGGAGTTCTACCCTTTAATTCGTGTCTATTATGTAAAAAATATGTTAAATAGTCTATTGGGTATTCAGTTATTAGTTGTTTAATAACCCTTTTGTTGTTTGTGCTAATAGAAGGGTACTAAATGCCACACTTGTTTTTATTTAGAACTGTAATGATTAATAATCATGACAATAGGAAATGATTAAGGAAATATGTAATTGTTGTCTCGTCGCACTTTTTTGATTGCAGCTCCGTTAACGTTGGTTGGTTGTTTCGTTCGTCGACCAGAGAGGTTGCCTGTTTCTTCCCAACAATTTTGGAGTATTCCAGAGGAAGTGCAGGCCTTGTACGGGCCTGTAACTGATGAACCTTATTTTTTGCCTGCAATTGATCTTTCAACCATTGAGCCAAAGTTTTGGCGTCAGCAGGTAGATTATGATGCAGCTTATCCGCCTGGTACACTGGTTATAGATACTCAGGCATGTTTTCTTTTTCTTGTTGGTGAAAATGGTAAAGCCATGCGTTATGGTATTGGTGTTGGTAGAGAAGGTTTAGCTTTTCAAGGCACTGGAGTTATACAATATAAGCGGCGATGGCCGTCTTGGGCTCCAACTGCAGCAATGATGGATCGTGAACCAGAACGTTATGGACATTTAGGGAAAGGTATGCCACAAGGACCAGATAATCCACTTGGTGCGAGAGCCTTATATCTTTTTAAAGATGGGCGGGATACATTGTTCCGTATTCATGGTTCGCATGAATCATGGTCAATTGGTCGAGCTATGTCGAGTGGATGTATTCGTTTATTAAATCAGGATATCATTGATCTTTATGATCGTGTTCCTGAAGGTTCGCATGTAGTGGTTCTGGAGAATGATAAGAGTTCTTTAAGGGACTACTCGGTTGGGCTTTTTTAATCTTATTGAAATTCACGAATTTTAGAAAGGCGTTTTAGCCAGCTTAATATTTTTCTGTTTTTATTAGTGTATTTCAGCTTTTTTAGCTAATAATTAGGATTTATCTAACAGCAAGGGACATATATTTTATGAACTAAAATTTTACAGTACTCTGCTTTTAAAGCAGATCATGCTTTGTTGTTTTTTCTCATTGCTAATACAATTTCATTCATAAAGCGACTATCATTTCCCTTTATGAGGAAGGTGATGCTGTTTGCGATTGCATCAAGCAGGGGCGATAGCCATTCTTGATCAGATTGCATAAAGTTTCCTAGAACATGCTGTTGGACTAATTCTTTAGCGTTTGGACGTCCAATTCCCAAACGCACATGCTGGTAATTGTTACCGCAATGGTTGTCTATTGACTTTATACCATTATGTCCATTACCTCCCCCACCGATTTTTGTGCGGATTGTTCCAGGTTGTAGATCTAACTCATCATAAAAAACAATTAAGTGATTGATACTGAGCTTGTAGAATCTTAAAGCTTCTCCGACGGATTGACCAGATGAATTCATAAATGTTTGAGGTTTTATTAGAAGAGTTTTTTCATCATCTATGAAGCCATTAGATATCTCAGCTTGAAATTTCTTTGACCATGGTGGGAAGGAAAAGGATTTCTGAAGAGCATCAACAGCCATAAAACCAATATTATGGCGGTTATTTTTGTAGTGTAAACCAGGATTACCAAGACCGGCAACGATTAACATATGCGCTTTCATTTAAGAATAGTGAATGATACATTGAAAACAAAGGCGAGAATGACTTCTCGCCTGCAAAAAGGCTATTATTTTTTTGTATTTTCGCTATTTTCTTCTTCTGAAGCAGCGCTTGCACTTGTTGGTGCCGTAATTGTTGCGATGGTAAAATCCCTATCCTGAATGACGGGGGTGATCCCCGCAGGCAATTTTACTGCTGAAATATGAATAGAGTCACCGATAGAATAGTCAAAAAGATCTATATCAATCGATTCAGGTATGGCGTTTGCCGAAACAGTGCATTCAATTTCATGACGAATAACATTTAAAATACCACCACGCTTAAGGTCCGGAGCTGTATCTTCATTTAGGAAACGCACAGGAATATTGACATGCACAATTGATTTTGCTGAAACACGCAGAAAGTCAACATGTATAGGAAAGTCTCTCACCGGATCAAGTTGGTAATCTTTAGGCAGAACTTGGATCCGTTGTTTGTCAATTTCAATAGTAGCGACAGTGGTGCGAAACGCACCCGCATGAATTTTTTGAAAGATCTCTTTATAAGAGATCGAAATTGGTAAGGGAGGCTGTTTGTCACCATAGATGACAGCCGGAATAAGACCACTGCGACGAAGTTCACGAGAGGACCCCTTACCAACCCGTTTGCGCATCTCGGCCTTAATAATATAGCTTTTGCTCATAATTTAAGTCCTTATTGTGTAATTGGAGATTCATTAAAAAAACCACAAGGGTCATTCCATGAACATGAAGACACTTACTGTGAGACAGTGGCTGCTTCATCCTGCGTTGCCTCCAAGGGTGTCTACGCAGAGGTCTATCCTATAATTCAAACTCTCCAGAGATGCAAGAGGCGCAGAAAAATCTCATTTTTATCGATGATCAGGAAGGATTATAGCGAGTATGGAGCAAACTTGCCATGTGGTAATTAGGCAGTGAAAATATAGGGGAAAGAGTGCATAGGAGGTATTCAAAACACGAAACGAGAAAAGGAGATCGAATGATACCGGTAAGCATCAATACTGAAAGACAGTGTGAGGACGTTTGTTTGGCATGAATTGAAAAGAATAGATTTTTCCTAAATTATTTCCGCAGACAACCCACAATTTCTCCAGCATCAATAGGTCATCGTCTTTTTCTGTTAAGAAATTGAGGGAAAACCTTTAATCAAACAAACTTGAGACTGATTGTTCTGTCGCTATTCTTGAAATGGCTTCTCCAATCAGATCAGCAATTGTTAGGACGCGGATATTGTGAGCTTGTTTAACAGCTGTTGTTGGCATAATCGAATCGGTAATTACCAATTCTTTCATTTCCGAAAGTATGATCCGTTCAATAGCTTTTCCAGAGAGGACACCATGCGTTATATAGGATGTAACACTATTTGCACCATGTTGAAGGAGAACGGTTGCTGCGTTGCATAAAGTTCCTCCTGAATCTATGATGTCATCCAGTAAAAAACAATCCTTTCCAGCGACATTTCCAATAATATTCATAACCTCTGATTCTCCAGGGCGTTCACGGCGTTTGTCGACAATAGCGAGAAGACTGTTTAGACGTTTTGCTAAAGCGCGTGCACGCACCACACCTCCAACATCGGGTGACACGACGATGGCATTTTCAACAGAATAGCGCGCCTTAATATCACGGGAGATGACGGGAATAGCATAAAGGTTATCTGTTGGAATATCAAAAAAACCTTGAATTTGTCCTGCGTGAAGGTCCAATGTGAGGACTCGATGAGCACCTGCTTGGGTGATGAGGTTGGCAACAAGTTTTGCGGAGATAGGAGTGCGCGGTCCAGGCTTACGATCCTGACGAGCATATCCAAAATAAGGTATGACAGCCGTAATACGACGTGCTGAAGAGCGTCGAAGGGCATCTATCATAATGAGAAGTTCCATCAAATGGTCATTAGCTGGATAGGATGATGATTGT of Bartonella ancashensis contains these proteins:
- a CDS encoding AAA family ATPase; amino-acid sequence: MSHRSTLSNSIKEENISNDAELVIHDIDKAHEELDNLRQVIGKVIFGQNYVIECTLTAILAGGHALLIGAPGLAKTRLVETLGTALGLHGKRIQFTPDLMPSDIIGSEIMDLDENGKRSFRYIQGPIFTQLLMADEINRASPRTQSALLQAMQEYHVTVAGIDYSLPQPFHVLATQNPLEQEGTYQLPEAQLDRFLMQIDIDYPDLATERRIILETTGDKSQSIKPVLSPKKLLKIQKIVRKIPISQNIVEAILKLVRSARPCKENSTAHAYITWGPGPRASQALSLCARARALYHGRLSPSLDDIEALAYPVLQHRIALNFAARTENITTKNIIATLVKDAL
- a CDS encoding CCA tRNA nucleotidyltransferase yields the protein MSAEQNFRQVDWLQHKNLQTLLHFLSLGNEEARIVGGAVRNQLLGQPITDIDIATTCLPQQVIERVRKSGFKAIPTGIDFGTVTVVIESNSYEVTTLRCDTETDGRHAKVSFSRDWKKDAERRDFTINALYCDAFGKLYDDVGGLKDIASKTVRFIGAAENRIREDYLRILRFFRFFAWYGAGRPDAQGLKACASLKEGLQQLSSERIWGEIKKLLSAPDPIRALLWMRQSGILTLILPETEKWGIDAIHSLITTERSFGWITDPLLRLQSLIPPDPMRLHEMAHRLHLSNKEVIRLKKWATLEKIGLDCSENSLKRMIYVHGQQPVLDQLSLDLAAIYSGFLKQDELFKKEEYLKNLYQLAQNWKIPVFPIKGSDLIKKGFFEGRLLGQKLKELETMWIESGFLMDRDALLKTLEIQG
- a CDS encoding tRNA (cytidine(34)-2'-O)-methyltransferase, whose product is MMLQIALFQPDIAGNTGTILRLGACFGVHVHIIEPAGFDLSDRNLKRAGMDYLERASLQRHTDWQDFITAMKNSNHRLLLFSTHATTHYTDIIYQKNDVLLFGRESAGVPAYVSESVDYILKIPMRQHARSLNLAMSVAISTGEALRQIGHYNTVEKIL
- the ychF gene encoding redox-regulated ATPase YchF; amino-acid sequence: MGFKCGIVGLPNVGKSTLFNALTKTAAAQAANYPFCTIEPNTGEVAVPDSRMKIIASIAGSKEIIPTRISFVDIAGLVRGASKGEGLGNKFLANIREVDAIIHVLRCFNDENITHVEGRIDPVFDATIVETELMLSDLESLERRIIQIRKSAAIKDKEALIVLPVMETALELLQKGNPVRLLLKNLTADERRILNNLNLLTAKPVLYICNVNEDDAAEGNAATKAVEKMATEQNAHSIIISAAIESEISQLPDDEAMEYLSAIKLSEPGLNKLIRTGYSLLDLITYFTCGPKETRAWTIVRGTKAPQAARVIHSDFERGFIRAQTISYEDYVALGGENGAKEAGKARDEGKEYVVQDGDIILFKHNT
- a CDS encoding L,D-transpeptidase, translating into MLSRRTFLIAAPLTLVGCFVRRPERLPVSSQQFWSIPEEVQALYGPVTDEPYFLPAIDLSTIEPKFWRQQVDYDAAYPPGTLVIDTQACFLFLVGENGKAMRYGIGVGREGLAFQGTGVIQYKRRWPSWAPTAAMMDREPERYGHLGKGMPQGPDNPLGARALYLFKDGRDTLFRIHGSHESWSIGRAMSSGCIRLLNQDIIDLYDRVPEGSHVVVLENDKSSLRDYSVGLF
- the pth gene encoding aminoacyl-tRNA hydrolase, whose product is MLIVAGLGNPGLHYKNNRHNIGFMAVDALQKSFSFPPWSKKFQAEISNGFIDDEKTLLIKPQTFMNSSGQSVGEALRFYKLSINHLIVFYDELDLQPGTIRTKIGGGGNGHNGIKSIDNHCGNNYQHVRLGIGRPNAKELVQQHVLGNFMQSDQEWLSPLLDAIANSITFLIKGNDSRFMNEIVLAMRKNNKA
- a CDS encoding 50S ribosomal protein L25/general stress protein Ctc encodes the protein MSKSYIIKAEMRKRVGKGSSRELRRSGLIPAVIYGDKQPPLPISISYKEIFQKIHAGAFRTTVATIEIDKQRIQVLPKDYQLDPVRDFPIHVDFLRVSAKSIVHVNIPVRFLNEDTAPDLKRGGILNVIRHEIECTVSANAIPESIDIDLFDYSIGDSIHISAVKLPAGITPVIQDRDFTIATITAPTSASAASEEENSENTKK
- a CDS encoding ribose-phosphate pyrophosphokinase; the encoded protein is MKLFCGNSNPHLAKDVADYLRIPLGKATVKRFADQEIFVEIHENVRGKDVFVLQSSSYPANDHLMELLIMIDALRRSSARRITAVIPYFGYARQDRKPGPRTPISAKLVANLITQAGAHRVLTLDLHAGQIQGFFDIPTDNLYAIPVISRDIKARYSVENAIVVSPDVGGVVRARALAKRLNSLLAIVDKRRERPGESEVMNIIGNVAGKDCFLLDDIIDSGGTLCNAATVLLQHGANSVTSYITHGVLSGKAIERIILSEMKELVITDSIMPTTAVKQAHNIRVLTIADLIGEAISRIATEQSVSSLFD